Sequence from the Agrococcus sp. SL85 genome:
CCCGGCTCCCGCAGCCAGGGCCACCGCGGCTACCGCGACGAGCAGCCCGGCAAGCGCCGCTGGAGCGACGAGGACCGCGACCGCCGCGCGCAGCGCGGCGGCCCCGGCGGCCAGCAGGGCGGCTCGCGCCGTCCCAACTGGACCCCGCCGGAGGAGCGCGACCGCGAGCGCGGGCGCGGCCCGGCCTTCCGCACGCGCGGCGACGCCCGCGGCGGCCGCGACCACCAGCGCGACGACCGCCTGCACCGCGGCGAGCGCCCGCGCGGCTTCGACCGCAGCCGCGACGAGCACCACGGCCGTGGCCCGCGCCGCGACGACCGCGGCTTCGGCGACCGGCCCCGTCGCTTCGAGGACCGCGACGACCGTCCGCGTCGCTTCGAGGACCGCGGCCCGCGCCGCGACGTCGGGGGCGACCGCCGCGACGACCGTCGTCAGGACGACCGTCCGCGCCGGTTCGAGGGTCGCGACGAGCGTGGCCCGCGCCGCGACTTCGGCGACCGTCCGCGTCGCTTCGAGGACCGCGAGGAGCGTGGCCCGCGTCGCGACTTCGGCGACCGCGGCCCCCGCCGCGACTTCGGCGGCGACCGCCGCGATGAGCGCGGCCCGCGCCGCGACTTCGGCGGCGACCGCCGCGAGGAGCGTGGCCCGCGCCGCGACTTCGGCGGCGACCGCCGCGAGGAGCGTGGCCCGCGCCGCGACTTCGGCGACCGTCCGCGTCGCTTCGAGGACCGCGATGAGCGTGGCCCGCGCCGCGACTTCGGCGGCGCCCGCCGCGAGGAGCGTGGCCCGCGCCGCGACTTCGGCGACCGTCCGCGTCGCTTCGAGGACCGCGAGGACCGCGGGCCGCGCCGCGACGTCAGCGACCGTCGCGACGACCGTCGCCAGGACGACCGTCCGCGTCGCTTCGAGGACCGCGCGCCGCGCGAGGACCGCCGCGACGAGCGCCCGCACCGCGACCGCGACGCGCAGCCGCGCCGGGACTCCACCTACTACCCCTCGAACGACGCCAAGCCCTTCGAGGCCAAGGAGGACGTCGTCCTCGAGCGCCTCGAGGCGCAGGCGACCGCGGCGGCGGACGTCGAGGGCGTCACGTTCGCCGACCTCGGCCTCGGCGCCGGCATCGCGGGCGCGCTGAAGTCGATGGGCGCCGAGACGCCCTTCCCGATCCAGGCGGCCACGATCCCCGACGTGCTGGCAGGCAAGGACGTGCTCGGCCGCGGCCGCACGGGCTCCGGCAAGACCATCGCGTTCGGCTCGCCGATCGTCGAGCTGCTGCTGCGCAACCGCCCCGAGCGCCGCGAGATCGGGCGCCCGCCGCGGGCGCTCATCCTCGCGCCGACGCGCGAGCTCGCCCAGCAGATCAACCACACCGTCATGGGCGTGGGCCGCGCCGTCGGCATCTTCACGACCGTGATCGTCGGCGGCGTCCGCCAGGGCATGCAGGTGGAGTCGCTGCGTCGGGGCGTGGACATCCTCATCGGCACGCCCGGTCGCATCGAGGATCTCGTCGAGCAGGGCGTCCTCAACCTCGGCGCGATCGAGATCGCCGTGGTCGACGAGGCCGACCACATGTGCGAGCTCGGCTTCCTCGAGCCCGTGCAGCGCATCCTGCGCCGCACGCGCCCCGGCAGCCAGAAGCTGCTGTTCTCGGCCACGCTCGACGCGGAGGTCGCCACGATCGTGCGCGAGTTCCTGCCCGAGCCGGCCGTGCACGAGGTGGCGGGCGAGGACCAGGCGACCTCGACGATCGACCACCAGGTGCTCGTGACCGATCGCTACGACAAGGACGCGGTGCTCGAGCAGATCGTGCGCAACCCCGGCCGCATCGTGGTCTTCACCCGCACCCGCGCCTACGCGGAGCGGCTGCAGGAGCAGTTCACCGACGCGGGCGTCACGGCCGTGAGCCTCCACGGCGACCTCACGCAGGCGCGCCGCAACCGCTCGCTCGAGAAGCTGCGCCGCGGCAAGGTCGAC
This genomic interval carries:
- a CDS encoding DEAD/DEAH box helicase, with product MARPDDRPGGARRPNDRPGSRSQGHRGYRDEQPGKRRWSDEDRDRRAQRGGPGGQQGGSRRPNWTPPEERDRERGRGPAFRTRGDARGGRDHQRDDRLHRGERPRGFDRSRDEHHGRGPRRDDRGFGDRPRRFEDRDDRPRRFEDRGPRRDVGGDRRDDRRQDDRPRRFEGRDERGPRRDFGDRPRRFEDREERGPRRDFGDRGPRRDFGGDRRDERGPRRDFGGDRREERGPRRDFGGDRREERGPRRDFGDRPRRFEDRDERGPRRDFGGARREERGPRRDFGDRPRRFEDREDRGPRRDVSDRRDDRRQDDRPRRFEDRAPREDRRDERPHRDRDAQPRRDSTYYPSNDAKPFEAKEDVVLERLEAQATAAADVEGVTFADLGLGAGIAGALKSMGAETPFPIQAATIPDVLAGKDVLGRGRTGSGKTIAFGSPIVELLLRNRPERREIGRPPRALILAPTRELAQQINHTVMGVGRAVGIFTTVIVGGVRQGMQVESLRRGVDILIGTPGRIEDLVEQGVLNLGAIEIAVVDEADHMCELGFLEPVQRILRRTRPGSQKLLFSATLDAEVATIVREFLPEPAVHEVAGEDQATSTIDHQVLVTDRYDKDAVLEQIVRNPGRIVVFTRTRAYAERLQEQFTDAGVTAVSLHGDLTQARRNRSLEKLRRGKVDVLVATDVAARGIHIDDVALVVQADPPDEYKTYLHRSGRTGRAGRDGRVVTVIAPARRKRMQQLLERAEIEAPMLPVVPGDDLLDTLTVIEAAEAEAVEAPAAEPAAASEAPAED